The following are from one region of the Carcharodon carcharias isolate sCarCar2 chromosome 27, sCarCar2.pri, whole genome shotgun sequence genome:
- the LOC121270633 gene encoding CCAAT/enhancer-binding protein epsilon-like: MSERPSVSSKSKKLVNKDSMEYRLRRERNNIAVRKSRDKAKRRNLETQQKAMQYMSENERLRSKVDQLTQELDTLRGLFRQMPEGGMSHSRP; encoded by the coding sequence ATGTCGGAACGCCCCTCCGTCTCCTCGAAGTCCAAGAAGCTGGTGAACAAGGACAGCATGGAGTACCGGCTGCGCCGGGAGCGGAACAACATCGCCGTGCGCAAGAGCCGGGACAAGGCAAAGCGCCGGAACCTTGAGACCCAACAGAAGGCCATGCAGTACATGTCCGAGAACGAGCGTCTGCGCTCCAAGGTCGACCAGCTCACCCAGGAGCTCGACACCCTCCGAGGCCTCTTCCGCCAAATGCCGGAGGGCGGCATGTCCCATTCGAGGCCCTAg